The Blastomonas fulva genome contains a region encoding:
- the hslU gene encoding ATP-dependent protease ATPase subunit HslU has protein sequence MTDTLTPKSIVAALDAHIIGQQDAKRAVAVALRNRWRRQRLPAELRDEVTPKNILMIGPTGCGKTEISRRLAKLADAPFIKIEATKFTEVGYVGRDVDQIARDLVEDAVRLEKERRREKVREAASDAAMERLLNALVGDNASEATRQSFRQRITDNHMNDTEVEIEVEDAPNMPMEIPGMAGQVGMINLSDMMGKAFGQKRTKPRKMRLADAWDKLIEEEAEKRMDQDDVARVALADAEANGIVFLDEIDKIAVSDVRGGSVSREGVQRDLLPLIEGTTVATKYGPMKTDHVLFIASGAFHIAKPSDMLPELQGRLPIRVELKALTEEDFFHILTQTKANLAQQYTALLGTEELTLEFTEDALREVARIAASVNETVENIGARRLQTVMEKLLEEISFGAEEHRGETIRVDAAYVQKQLTGIAKNTDLSKYVL, from the coding sequence ATGACAGATACGCTTACCCCCAAGTCCATCGTCGCTGCGCTGGATGCACACATCATCGGTCAGCAGGACGCCAAGCGCGCGGTCGCCGTGGCGCTGCGCAACCGCTGGCGCCGCCAGCGCCTGCCCGCCGAACTGCGCGACGAGGTGACGCCCAAGAACATCCTGATGATCGGGCCCACGGGCTGCGGCAAGACCGAGATCTCGCGCCGTTTGGCGAAGCTCGCCGATGCACCGTTCATCAAGATCGAGGCGACCAAGTTTACCGAAGTCGGCTATGTCGGCCGCGATGTCGATCAGATCGCGCGCGATCTGGTGGAGGACGCCGTGCGGCTCGAAAAGGAACGCCGCCGCGAAAAGGTGCGTGAGGCTGCGTCCGACGCAGCGATGGAACGGCTGCTCAACGCGCTCGTCGGCGACAACGCCAGCGAGGCAACCCGCCAGAGCTTCCGCCAGCGGATCACCGACAACCACATGAACGACACCGAAGTCGAGATCGAGGTCGAAGACGCGCCCAACATGCCGATGGAAATTCCCGGGATGGCCGGTCAGGTCGGGATGATCAACCTGTCCGACATGATGGGCAAGGCTTTCGGCCAGAAGCGTACCAAGCCGCGCAAGATGCGGCTCGCCGATGCGTGGGACAAATTGATCGAGGAAGAAGCCGAGAAGCGGATGGACCAGGACGATGTCGCGCGCGTTGCGCTCGCCGATGCCGAAGCCAATGGCATCGTCTTCCTCGACGAGATCGACAAGATCGCAGTGTCCGATGTGCGCGGCGGTTCGGTGAGCCGTGAAGGCGTGCAGCGCGATCTGCTGCCGCTGATCGAGGGCACCACCGTGGCCACCAAGTACGGCCCGATGAAGACTGACCATGTGCTGTTCATCGCCTCGGGCGCGTTCCACATCGCCAAGCCCAGCGACATGCTGCCCGAACTGCAGGGTCGCCTGCCGATCCGGGTGGAGCTCAAGGCACTGACCGAGGAGGACTTCTTCCATATCCTCACCCAGACAAAGGCCAATCTGGCGCAGCAGTACACCGCGCTGCTGGGCACCGAGGAACTGACTCTCGAATTCACCGAGGATGCGCTTCGCGAGGTCGCGCGGATCGCCGCATCGGTCAACGAAACGGTCGAGAACATCGGCGCGCGGCGCCTGCAGACGGTGATGGAAAAGCTCCTCGAGGAGATCAGCTTCGGCGCGGAGGAGCATCGCGGCGAGACCATCAGGGTGGATGCAGCCTATGTGCAGAAGCAGCTCACCGGGATCGCGAAGAATACCGACCTCAGCAAATACGTGCTGTAG